The genomic DNA AAATTATACTTAATTTTAATGTGTTATATTTCATATCCTACATATTATAAAAAACAATATTATTACATAAATTTTAAAATTATAATTTTAATTTTAATGTCATAAATAAAGCATACACATCTTATTACATTAAACTAATTAAATAGCAAAAATGAAAAAAAATATTTCATTCTCTTTATTTATAAATTGTGGTTTATTAACACTCTCTACAAATGCTCAAGAAATACCACAATTTACACAGTTTTTTTATAATAAAAGCTACTATAATCCGTCCATGCTTGCCATGGAAGAATCTGCAAGTATTGGTATATTCTATAGAACCCAATGGACAGGATATTCTACATTTAGTAACGGAACATCAGGAGCACCGTACTCACAACAATTTTTTTTCATCCAACCCATTATTTCTAATAAACTTATAAGCGGAATAAACATTACATCCGAACAAATTGGTGCCAGTAATAATATATACTCTCAATTAAATCTTTCTTATAACATACATATTAAAAATAATAAACTAGCATTTGGTATATCACCAATACTCCAAATACAAGGAATCAACTACGAACAATTAAAACCTAATGAAAAAAATGACCCGCTCCTCATAAATAGATCTAACAACGAATTTTATTATAGACCAGATATAAACATAGGTATAATGTTTGAAAACCCTATATTTTATGCAGGTGCCTCCATACAAAATGTACTTGCCACACCATTTAAATATTTTATAGATAATAATTCTACGTTCATTATATATAATTTTATTTTAGGAACTTCTAAAAATATAACCAAATCAATACAAATAGAACCCATAGTATTCATAAAAAGTAACCTGTACGTTACAACTTTTACGATAGGTATAAGTCAAATCTACAATAAAAAAATAGAAATAGGAGTATACTATAAAAATCAAGAATCTATCATAGGAAACATAGCAATGTATTTTCTGAAAAATAATACACTAAGAATAAGCTACGGAATAGATGTTACCATCAATAATACATCCGCAAAATCACCCACTTCACATGAAATTCATATCAGATATGCATTTCTATCCTATAAAAACTCAAAAGACGGAACAAAAAAAATAATCAGAACCCCAAGATTTAGATACTAGTTGAACACATTTTATTAGAAAAAAACATATTTTTTCTTTTTCATAAAAAAAAACACATATTTAACGTCAAAAACTACTAAAAATATTATAACAATGAAAAAATATTAAATATTTATTAAATTATAACATTAACAACTTAATTATATTTTATTCATAAATACAATGATAATAAAAGCAATTTTTTTAAAAAACAGAGCGTTATTCACACTACTATTAGTATTTTTACTTCAATCTTGTGGGGGTTCTAAAAAATCATCTGATAATAGTAGAGGTGAACTTATTGGAGCAGCTAAAAGAAAATCATGGAAAATGACTATCCCATTTGGTATGGTAAATATTCCACCCGGTACTTTTCATATGGGGCAAGGGGATGAAGATGTCCCTTATACTCAGATTAATTTTAATAAACAAATTACTATTGGTGGTTTCTATATGGATGAAACAGAAATAACTAACAATGAGTATAGACAATTTGTAGAAGACATAAAAAGACAAGAAGAAGAAAACACATCAACAGAAACAGCTGAGGAAACAGAAACAAATGTTGTAGAAGAATTTGCATTAGAAGATATTCTTCCTGATACCATGGTATGGGTGAGAGATTTTTCATATCATTGGGGAGATCCTATTATGAGATATTATTGGTTTCATCCTGCTTATGACGATTATCCAGTTGTTGGTGTGAGTTGGGAAAAAAGTCAATACTTTTGTAAATGGAGAACGAAACATTTAAATAAATACAGAGAATCCTTAGACCAACCCGTATTACCCAATTTTAGACTTCCATCAGAAGCAGAATGGGAATATGCAGCAAGAGGAGGAAGAGACATGGCAAAATATCCTTGGGGAAATCCTTATATAAGAAACACAAGAGGATGTATGTTAGCTAATTTTAAACCGGGAAGGGGAAATTACTATGATGATGGTTACGCTTATACATGCCCAGTAGGAGCTTTTTTTGCAAATGATTTTGGATTGTACGAAATGTCTGGAAATGTCGCCGAATGGTGTCAAGACGCTTATAACCCATCATCCGTACCTCTCGTATGGGATTTAAATCCTGTATATTATAATGATAATGAAAAAAGAAAAATCGTTAGAGGAGGATCATGGAAAGATATAGCATACTATTGCGAAACAGGAACCAGATCTTTTGACTACAAAGATTCAGCACGATCTAGTATAGGATTTAGGTGTGCTATGACACATTTAGGAAGATCTTCAGGATCTGAATTTTAACTATTAATTATATTTTATTATTTTATTTAACTTAAAATAAAGCTATGTCAAGTAAAAAAGGAGGTTTTGTAAATTTATTGTATTCTACTATAATGCCTAAAGTTTATGGGTTAGGTGCTACAGTTGTTATATTGGGTGCTATGTTTAAAATACTACATCTACCGGGTTCTGGATTTATGTTAGGACTTGGTTTAGGAGTAGAAGCAGGTATATTTTTCTTAAGTGCTTTTGAACCAAAAAAACATGAAGTTGATTGGTCAAAAATATATCCTGAATTAGGAGAAAATTATGAAGATATGGGTATAAAAACTACACATCACCATAAAAATACAAATATAACAAAAGAGTTGGATAAAGTTTTAGGAGAAAAAATACCTAATGAATTAGTGGATAGTTTAGGAAAAGGTATGAAAACATTAGCGGATTCAGCAAGGCAACTTGCCGGAATGTCTAATGCTGCAACAGCAACCAGTGAATATGCTATCCAAGCTAAAGAAGCTTCTTCTGTTCTTAAACTTATAACTCATGAATACAAAGCTACCGCAGAATCTATCATCCAATACTCTGAAGTGTCAAAAGAAGCTCAAGAATATCAAAAACAAGTACTAACCGCTACAAAAAATTTGAATGCTCTCAACACAGTATATGAAATGGAACTAAAAGATACAAATACTCATCTTAAATCCATGAATAATTTTTATACAAACGTGGGTCAATCAATGGAAAATATATTCCAAGCAGGTAAAGATACAGAACAATTTAGAACAGAGCTGTCAAAACTTACAAATAATATATCTCAGCTTAATAAAGTATACGGAAGTATGCTTTCCGCTATGAAAAATTAATTTCTTTAACTTAAAATTACATATATGGCAGGTGGACAAACCCCGCGAGATAAAATGATAGGTATGATGTACCTTGTATTAACAGCTCTTTTAGCTCTTAATGTCAGTACTTCGGTACTCAAAAAGTTTGTTCTTATAAGTAAAAGTTTAGACCAAGCAGTAACACAAAAAAAAGAACTGATAGATAACACTGTTTTAAGAATAGAAGATGTAGTAAAAAAAACAGGAAATAGAAAAAACGATGTAGAAACCCTAAATAAAGCAAAACAAGTAAAAGAAGAAGGTGATAAAGTCCTGACAATTCTAGAAAATTACAAAAAACAATTTATCGCAGAAACCGATGGAATAGACGAATATGGGCAATATAAAGGAGAAAAAGACATCGATAAAGCACCAGAAATAATGATTCAAAGAGGCGAAGGTGTTAAACTTCAAAAAATACTGAATGAGTATTCTCAGTTTATTAGAGAAAAAGTAGATCCCGGTAATAAAAAAGGTATCGCAAAAACAATAAAAAATTTGGCTCTAGATGGAAAAAACATAGAAGTATTTAAACATGATGAAGAACAAAACACTAAGGATTTTTCAGAGCTAAACTTTGGAGCTAATACTCCAATGGTAGGAGGACTAGCATCATTAAGTCAACTCCAATCGGATGTAACCGACATAGAAATAGCAGCTTTAGAAGAATTAGCACGACAAGTAGGTGCAGAAGATATAAAATTTGACAAAGTAATTGCTATGGTAAAACCTGAATCAAACATTGTAGCTGCAGGAACAAAATATGCCGCTGAATTGTTTTTAGCAGCGTCATCATCAGCTATTAGTCCGAAAATGAAAGTAAATAATTCTGAAATTCCTGTAAAAGATGGATTTGGTCACGTAGAATTTTTGGCAAGCTCAGCCGGAGGAAACTATAATGATCAAGGATTAATAGAAAAATACTTTGATGCTTCCATAATCATAAAACTTCCTGATGGAAGAGACTCAAGTATTACGAATAAAATTAAATATTTTGTGTCCAAACCCGTTATACAAATCCAATCCGCTTCGGTACAAGCACTCTATAGAAACTGTGGAAATGATCTCAATGTTCAAGTCCCTGCTTTAGGAATTGCCTATCTCCCCAGTTTTAAAGTAGATGGAGGAGAAGCTATTTCAGGGGCAGAAAAAGGATTTGTGACTATAATTCCTAATTCTATTGCAAAAGAAGTAATACTTACCGTATATAGTAATGGAAATGAAGTAGGAAAACAATCATTTAAAACAAAAGGAATCCCATCAATAGAAATAAAAGCTGTTGTAGATGGGAAAATAGTAGATTCTAAAAACGGAATCCCACAATGCCCAAATTCTATAAAGTTAACTGTAATAGCTGATGAATCATTCAAATCATTTTTACCAAATGATAGTAGATTTAGAGTCAATAAAGCAGAAATAACCCTTGTAAGATCCGGCAGAGGAGTAACCCCTACTCAAACAGTTGGAGAATCTATAAATACTTCACAGATGAGATCACAAGCAAAATCTGGTGATATTATTGTTATAGAAATAAAACAAGTTCAGAGAATGAATTTTAAAAATCAAATAGAAGAATTTACAAAATACGAAAGAATCGTCTTTGTTCCAATTAAATAAATGTAATACTTAAATTTTAAAAAAATGAAAAAAATATTGTGTAACTGCTTATTATTTTGTGTAATAATAGTATATATTCCTTGTTATGGTCAAGAAAGAGAATCTAATGGATATAATCCTAATTCTATTGCTCCCATACACGAATCTCAACAAATGTTTAAAAAAACCCTCTGGTTTAGAATAGATCTTCAGGAGAAACAAAACCTTCCTTTTTATGCATATAACTCAGAATTACCTAAATTGATTATAGAATCAGTAAAATCAGGTTTTTTAGTAGCTTATGAAGCAAATGATTCGTTAAATAGACGTATGACAAAAGAAAGATTTTTAGAGGGATTAAAACTTCCTGTGCTTACCTCATCTACCGAACCTGAAGATACTCAAAATGGATTTGGAGATAAAAACTCAAATGAATCTTCTATTTCAAATGAATATCTATATAAAGATTTTTCTATAATAGAGTTAAAAGAAGACCTTATTTTTGATAAAAATAGATCACGAATGTACCATGACCTTATATCTATTACTGTCGTTTTACCATATAAAGTAACAGGCACTTTCGAAAAACCATTAGCTACTTTCAAATATAAAGATTTAGAAAAATTATTTAGAGAACAACCGAGTAAATCACTTTGGTTTAATCCTAAAAACGATTCAGAAAAAAGAAACTTTGCAGACGCTTTTGCTCTTAGATTATTTAGTGCTACTCTTATAAAATATTCAAATCCTAAAAATGAATTTATTAGAGATATTTATACTAAATCTCCTAAAGATGCTATATATGCTGCGCAAGATATAGAATATGAATTATTAGAATTTGAATCAAATCTTTGGGAGTACTAACTTTTTGTTATACATACCTACCTCATATAAAAAGTATTTTTTCTTTTTATACGTTATCTATGGAGCAGAAAGTAAAAAACAACTATAAGAACGATTTTTAACAAATAAAGATAAAAAAAATAAAGGTGTCTATTGAGAGATACCTTTATTTTTTTACAATAAAAATCTTACCTTATTATTTCTCTTCTTGAGCGTTCAGCAAAAATCTCCATTTATACCTTGCATGCTTGCCTGCATACTCTACACCGATTCTTTCTGTAGCAACTATCTGTCCTCCATCAATAAAAAAATTATCTTCTTCTATCCATATAATATTTTCTAAAAGAGAATATGTATTAAATGAAGTATTGATGCCAAGTGCTTTGGTTAGTTTTCCTGGTCCGTTTGTTTTTAGTGGTAGTTTTTTATTATTATGTACTCTTTTTTCCATTATATCTATTCCTATGATTGGGACTATTGATCTTATGAGAACAGCATCTGCTTTATTTTCTGTATTTGTGACGATATTAAAAAGATGATGTATTCCATAGCAGAGATATACATAACAAATACCCCCTTCATAAAACATTGCTTCATTTCTTTGTGTTTTCCCGAATCTGCATGCGTGGCAAGCCATATCATCATATCCTCTATATGCTTCTGTTTCTATTATTCTTCCGGCTGTTCGTTCATTCCCTATATTTGTAAATAGGATTTTACCAATAAGAGAGCGAGCTATATCAACAACATCTCCGTTCAAATAAAATTTTTTTGTGAGTTTATGCATAGTATTATTGAAGTTGTGGGAAGTTTGCACTCATATCTGTTCCTAAACTTTTCAATGTTTGAAGCATTTTTTTTCCTTCGGTTATTCTATTTGTAGAAGCATAGAGAACTAAAAGATTCGTATATGCGATGGTATTTGATGGTACTATTTCGGTTACTTTTAACCATTGTTTTTCTGCTTCTTGTATATTTCCCATGGTATAGTACATAACCCCAAAATTTAAAGGGGCTTCCCAATTTTGTGGGTACGCATCTATAGTTTTAGAGTAAAAATAGATGGCACTGTCATATTGTTTTGCTTTATCATAGATACCTGCAAGACCATAAAGAGCTTTAAATGAATTTGGTTCTATTTGTAAGTTTTTATAATAGAATTTTTTTGCTTCTTCAAACTGATCTATTTTTTGAAAAGTTTCTGCTATATTAGCAAGTACATTTTTTTGATGAGGTTGTATTTTTAATACTTTTTTATAATAATGGATAGCACTGTCTAATACATTTTCTTTTTGAAAAGAAAGAGCAAGAGTATAAGTAGCTTCCCATATTTCAGGATATAAAGATATAAAATGTTTGTAATAAAAACGAGCACTGTCGTTTTGCGATAATTTTTCAAAGAGAGTTCCCAAGTTGGAATAGGCAATCCAAAGGGTTTGTTTAGAAGGAACGGGTAATGCAATGACTTTTTTATAGAAATACTTTGCAGACTCTGTCTTTTGGAGATTATCGGACACTTCTGCAAGGCGAAACATTACCTCAAAATCATTTGGATTTATTTTTACAGATTGCATAAATGCTTTTTCAGCTTCTGCATAATTTTTTTTATTAAAATAATTTTCTCCAAGTGTTTTCCAATTGATGGCATCATCGGGATGTGTGACACATGCGTTGTACCAAAAAGTATCTTCGTTTTGAAAATTTTGAATATGAAAGAAAGTAATGAGAGAAAAGATACAAATAACAGCTATACCTATTTTTTTGGTATGTATTCTAAAATACGGGACAAAATTGTTTTCGGAAATTCTTTTTACTATTTCATTTATAAATATAATACCTCCTATTGCAGGCAGATAAACTCTATGTTCTAAATAATCTGATGTATAAGCGGTCTGAAAACGAAACATTATAGATGGGATCAAAAACAAAAACCACCATCCTGATGCCCATATAATAAAAGGGATCCGGGGCTTGAGAATAATGACTACTGCTATTAATAGAATAGTTATGATAATTCCCAAAAAAGTAATCTGAAAAGAGAAAGCGGGAAAAACAGATAGATGGTAAGGAATAAAAAATTTTGCTACTGCTTCCATCAAAAAAGGAAGATTATAGAGAACTGTTTTTACACTATATTCTATTTCTGCAAAAGGAGTGACTCCCAAAGAAGCAGTAAAATCTAATGCTTTTTTACGAATAAGAAACCATATACATGTGGTTATAAACCAACCTACTGCCAACAAAACGTATGTATTTTTTTTGTTTTTTGTATGCTCTGTTGAAAATATACATACTAAGTAGAAAAAACAGACGATAGGAACACCCATCCCTGTTTCTTTTGCAAATAAACTTGCGGCATAAAAAAATATATGGAGAAAATAAGAGAGGGTTTTTGGAGAATCTTGTTTTAAAAACCGGAGAAAATAAATAAAAGAAAGTATAGTAAAAATAGCAAGAATGCTATCATTTCTTCCTGGAATCCAAGCAACTGCTTGCACAAACAAAGGATGTACCGTAAATACAAGAGTAGTAAAAAGAACCTGCCATTTTTCATATCCTAAAATCTGTAAAAAATAAAAAAGGCAAACACAAGCGACCGTATGATAAAATACATTAGAAATATGGTATATCATAGGGTCTGTATTTCCCATTTGAAAATCAATTACAAAACTTCCAAACAAAATAGGACGATAATATTCTAATCCTGCGGATTGCTTAAAACCTACCCACAAATTACTTATATCTGTAAAATAGCTTTTATTGTCTAAGAGAAATAAAGTATCATCAAAATGGACATATTTATACCAAAAAGTTTGTATATATAATGCTACTGAGATGGATATAATTACCCATATTCCGTATTTTAGAGCGGGATGCGGTGGTGTTTTTGGTATAGGGTCCTTCTTTTGTATATCAATCCTTCCTGTTTTGGTGGCTGAAGGTGTTTTTTTGTTTTTTTGTTTTTGGTTATTCATTTTTATGTATGAGTTATAAGTTATGATTTATTTTATATTTGAGTCCACGCTGAA from Chitinophagaceae bacterium includes the following:
- the gldM gene encoding gliding motility protein GldM, which produces MAGGQTPRDKMIGMMYLVLTALLALNVSTSVLKKFVLISKSLDQAVTQKKELIDNTVLRIEDVVKKTGNRKNDVETLNKAKQVKEEGDKVLTILENYKKQFIAETDGIDEYGQYKGEKDIDKAPEIMIQRGEGVKLQKILNEYSQFIREKVDPGNKKGIAKTIKNLALDGKNIEVFKHDEEQNTKDFSELNFGANTPMVGGLASLSQLQSDVTDIEIAALEELARQVGAEDIKFDKVIAMVKPESNIVAAGTKYAAELFLAASSSAISPKMKVNNSEIPVKDGFGHVEFLASSAGGNYNDQGLIEKYFDASIIIKLPDGRDSSITNKIKYFVSKPVIQIQSASVQALYRNCGNDLNVQVPALGIAYLPSFKVDGGEAISGAEKGFVTIIPNSIAKEVILTVYSNGNEVGKQSFKTKGIPSIEIKAVVDGKIVDSKNGIPQCPNSIKLTVIADESFKSFLPNDSRFRVNKAEITLVRSGRGVTPTQTVGESINTSQMRSQAKSGDIIVIEIKQVQRMNFKNQIEEFTKYERIVFVPIK
- a CDS encoding PorP/SprF family type IX secretion system membrane protein encodes the protein MKKNISFSLFINCGLLTLSTNAQEIPQFTQFFYNKSYYNPSMLAMEESASIGIFYRTQWTGYSTFSNGTSGAPYSQQFFFIQPIISNKLISGINITSEQIGASNNIYSQLNLSYNIHIKNNKLAFGISPILQIQGINYEQLKPNEKNDPLLINRSNNEFYYRPDINIGIMFENPIFYAGASIQNVLATPFKYFIDNNSTFIIYNFILGTSKNITKSIQIEPIVFIKSNLYVTTFTIGISQIYNKKIEIGVYYKNQESIIGNIAMYFLKNNTLRISYGIDVTINNTSAKSPTSHEIHIRYAFLSYKNSKDGTKKIIRTPRFRY
- a CDS encoding DNA-3-methyladenine glycosylase, with protein sequence MHKLTKKFYLNGDVVDIARSLIGKILFTNIGNERTAGRIIETEAYRGYDDMACHACRFGKTQRNEAMFYEGGICYVYLCYGIHHLFNIVTNTENKADAVLIRSIVPIIGIDIMEKRVHNNKKLPLKTNGPGKLTKALGINTSFNTYSLLENIIWIEEDNFFIDGGQIVATERIGVEYAGKHARYKWRFLLNAQEEK
- a CDS encoding tetratricopeptide repeat protein gives rise to the protein MNNQKQKNKKTPSATKTGRIDIQKKDPIPKTPPHPALKYGIWVIISISVALYIQTFWYKYVHFDDTLFLLDNKSYFTDISNLWVGFKQSAGLEYYRPILFGSFVIDFQMGNTDPMIYHISNVFYHTVACVCLFYFLQILGYEKWQVLFTTLVFTVHPLFVQAVAWIPGRNDSILAIFTILSFIYFLRFLKQDSPKTLSYFLHIFFYAASLFAKETGMGVPIVCFFYLVCIFSTEHTKNKKNTYVLLAVGWFITTCIWFLIRKKALDFTASLGVTPFAEIEYSVKTVLYNLPFLMEAVAKFFIPYHLSVFPAFSFQITFLGIIITILLIAVVIILKPRIPFIIWASGWWFLFLIPSIMFRFQTAYTSDYLEHRVYLPAIGGIIFINEIVKRISENNFVPYFRIHTKKIGIAVICIFSLITFFHIQNFQNEDTFWYNACVTHPDDAINWKTLGENYFNKKNYAEAEKAFMQSVKINPNDFEVMFRLAEVSDNLQKTESAKYFYKKVIALPVPSKQTLWIAYSNLGTLFEKLSQNDSARFYYKHFISLYPEIWEATYTLALSFQKENVLDSAIHYYKKVLKIQPHQKNVLANIAETFQKIDQFEEAKKFYYKNLQIEPNSFKALYGLAGIYDKAKQYDSAIYFYSKTIDAYPQNWEAPLNFGVMYYTMGNIQEAEKQWLKVTEIVPSNTIAYTNLLVLYASTNRITEGKKMLQTLKSLGTDMSANFPQLQ
- a CDS encoding SUMF1/EgtB/PvdO family nonheme iron enzyme, whose amino-acid sequence is MIIKAIFLKNRALFTLLLVFLLQSCGGSKKSSDNSRGELIGAAKRKSWKMTIPFGMVNIPPGTFHMGQGDEDVPYTQINFNKQITIGGFYMDETEITNNEYRQFVEDIKRQEEENTSTETAEETETNVVEEFALEDILPDTMVWVRDFSYHWGDPIMRYYWFHPAYDDYPVVGVSWEKSQYFCKWRTKHLNKYRESLDQPVLPNFRLPSEAEWEYAARGGRDMAKYPWGNPYIRNTRGCMLANFKPGRGNYYDDGYAYTCPVGAFFANDFGLYEMSGNVAEWCQDAYNPSSVPLVWDLNPVYYNDNEKRKIVRGGSWKDIAYYCETGTRSFDYKDSARSSIGFRCAMTHLGRSSGSEF
- the gldN gene encoding gliding motility protein GldN, giving the protein MKKILCNCLLFCVIIVYIPCYGQERESNGYNPNSIAPIHESQQMFKKTLWFRIDLQEKQNLPFYAYNSELPKLIIESVKSGFLVAYEANDSLNRRMTKERFLEGLKLPVLTSSTEPEDTQNGFGDKNSNESSISNEYLYKDFSIIELKEDLIFDKNRSRMYHDLISITVVLPYKVTGTFEKPLATFKYKDLEKLFREQPSKSLWFNPKNDSEKRNFADAFALRLFSATLIKYSNPKNEFIRDIYTKSPKDAIYAAQDIEYELLEFESNLWEY
- the gldL gene encoding gliding motility protein GldL, whose translation is MSSKKGGFVNLLYSTIMPKVYGLGATVVILGAMFKILHLPGSGFMLGLGLGVEAGIFFLSAFEPKKHEVDWSKIYPELGENYEDMGIKTTHHHKNTNITKELDKVLGEKIPNELVDSLGKGMKTLADSARQLAGMSNAATATSEYAIQAKEASSVLKLITHEYKATAESIIQYSEVSKEAQEYQKQVLTATKNLNALNTVYEMELKDTNTHLKSMNNFYTNVGQSMENIFQAGKDTEQFRTELSKLTNNISQLNKVYGSMLSAMKN